A DNA window from Clavibacter sepedonicus contains the following coding sequences:
- a CDS encoding S8 family serine peptidase, whose protein sequence is MPIHRDPLMPDRRRRLRAGRPLAACALAFALVAAGTTTASAADTPTAAVPVGAGDGNYLVTLRDQPASAYDGTLDGLAPTRVEPGARLDAQSDAVQRYSDHLTQRQDSAADAAGVTPTNRYSLTVNGFSAKLTAAQVQELSHDRDVLSVEPDQALHTTSTPDSRFLGLEGDHGLWSKAGGVDAAGKGTVIGVLDTGIAPDNPSFAGKPLGSTPGADPYLDGSRIDFRKGDGTVFHGTCQTGDGFTADDCSTKIVGARAFEAGWAATGSPIGPQEKVSPLDTAGHGSHTTSTAAGDAGVTATTGAVQEAIAGIAPAARIAAYKVCWSGPDPEVETDDGCATSDIVAGIEQATSDGVDVINMSLGGAGKAEDTFQRALLGAADAGIFVAAAGGNSGPDAGTVSNTEPWITTVAASSVPDNYSGTVTLGDGASFSGASVTVGSTVSGPLVRAADSGVAGAASPELCGDGTLDPDKVRGRIVQCDRGVSARIDKSAEVERAGGIGMVLTNVKPDSEDLDAHSVPTVHLDVDSRQTIVDYAAKAGATATLTNGNTTGVTRPAPQVAGFSSRGAAEAVDGGDTIKPDITAPGVGILAAVSDKGGKPDFAADSGTSMASPHIAGFALVYLGVHPKASPAEVKSALMTTATDTVDAKGEPATDPFAQGAGQIAPDRFLQPGLFYPSGAKDWAAYAAATGLELPNPVAPVAPSQLNLPSIGVGKLLGSTTVTRTVTSLTAGTWTASVQGVPQADVKVTPARLTFTAPGQTKSFQVRITAKRGAPSDAWSTGSLTWTGSAGTVRSPIAVRPTAVVAPASVDGTGTSGKVDVSVDAGITGRIPLTTAGAARGELLSDGDSGHPGHSGSVTATDADGAEITVKAGEEALVLDVAPVDGASDFLLALEKVGKDDDDRKLISLQQTSSLSERIVVPAPEAGKYIVTVQASTLAGSATSVGYDLTRYDVQGTGGEGSFQVSPAQLPVTAGKKATYTASWSGLAAGNSYVGLVSYGGTAATTIVDVSTPAASAAPTATTAPAITGTPDVGRTLTASTGAWAPQGVTLATQWLSNGTPIAGATGSTFRVTSAVAGTALAVRVTATASDGQTGVATSPTVTARDAATVHLQATRPRGTASGTVHVQVSVTSAAKQAATGVVRVTVDGAEHDVPLDGSGTGCADITGVAPGTRTVQASYVGDNLVGGGTSRAQRILVR, encoded by the coding sequence ATGCCCATCCATCGAGACCCGCTCATGCCGGACCGGAGGCGGCGCCTGCGCGCGGGCCGTCCGCTCGCGGCCTGCGCCCTCGCGTTCGCGCTCGTCGCGGCCGGCACCACGACGGCCAGCGCGGCCGACACTCCGACCGCGGCCGTCCCCGTCGGCGCCGGGGACGGCAACTACCTCGTGACACTGCGGGATCAGCCCGCCTCCGCGTACGACGGCACCCTCGACGGGCTGGCCCCCACGCGGGTCGAGCCGGGCGCGCGGCTCGACGCGCAGTCGGACGCCGTGCAGCGCTACTCCGACCACCTCACCCAGCGTCAGGACTCGGCCGCGGACGCGGCGGGCGTCACGCCGACCAACCGGTACTCCCTCACCGTGAACGGCTTCTCGGCCAAGCTGACGGCTGCGCAGGTCCAGGAGCTCAGCCACGATCGCGACGTGCTGAGCGTGGAGCCCGACCAGGCCCTCCACACCACGTCCACGCCGGATTCGCGCTTCCTCGGGCTCGAGGGCGACCACGGCCTCTGGTCGAAGGCGGGCGGAGTCGACGCGGCCGGCAAGGGCACGGTGATCGGCGTCCTCGACACCGGCATCGCCCCGGACAACCCCTCCTTCGCGGGGAAGCCGCTCGGCTCCACGCCCGGGGCGGATCCGTACCTCGACGGATCCCGCATCGACTTCCGCAAGGGCGACGGCACCGTCTTCCACGGGACGTGCCAGACGGGCGACGGGTTCACCGCCGACGACTGCTCCACCAAGATCGTGGGCGCGCGCGCCTTCGAGGCCGGCTGGGCCGCGACGGGAAGCCCGATCGGGCCGCAGGAGAAGGTCTCCCCGCTCGACACCGCTGGACACGGGAGCCACACCACGAGCACGGCCGCGGGCGACGCGGGCGTGACGGCGACCACGGGCGCGGTCCAGGAAGCCATCGCCGGCATCGCCCCCGCGGCGAGGATCGCGGCCTACAAGGTGTGCTGGAGCGGGCCCGACCCGGAGGTGGAGACCGACGACGGCTGCGCGACGTCGGACATCGTCGCCGGGATCGAGCAGGCCACGTCCGACGGCGTCGACGTGATCAACATGTCGCTCGGTGGCGCGGGGAAGGCGGAGGACACGTTCCAGCGCGCCCTGCTCGGCGCCGCGGACGCCGGCATCTTCGTCGCGGCGGCAGGCGGCAACAGCGGCCCCGATGCCGGGACGGTCTCGAACACGGAGCCGTGGATCACCACCGTCGCGGCCAGCAGCGTCCCGGACAACTACTCCGGGACGGTCACTCTCGGCGACGGCGCGAGCTTCAGCGGCGCGTCCGTGACCGTGGGATCGACCGTGTCGGGCCCGCTCGTGCGCGCGGCGGATTCCGGGGTGGCGGGAGCCGCGTCCCCCGAGCTGTGCGGGGACGGGACGCTGGATCCGGACAAGGTGCGCGGCCGCATCGTGCAGTGCGACCGCGGTGTGTCGGCCCGCATCGACAAGAGCGCCGAGGTGGAGCGCGCGGGTGGCATCGGCATGGTCCTCACGAACGTGAAGCCGGACTCCGAGGACCTCGACGCGCACTCCGTCCCGACGGTGCACCTCGATGTCGACTCCCGGCAGACGATCGTCGACTACGCGGCGAAGGCCGGTGCCACGGCGACCCTCACGAACGGCAACACGACGGGCGTCACCCGACCCGCGCCCCAGGTCGCGGGCTTCAGCTCCCGTGGTGCTGCGGAGGCGGTCGACGGCGGCGACACCATCAAGCCCGACATCACTGCTCCGGGCGTGGGGATCCTCGCCGCGGTCAGCGACAAGGGCGGTAAGCCCGACTTCGCCGCGGATTCGGGAACGTCCATGGCCTCGCCGCACATCGCCGGATTCGCACTCGTCTACCTCGGCGTCCACCCGAAGGCGTCGCCGGCCGAGGTCAAGTCGGCGCTCATGACGACCGCGACCGACACGGTCGATGCGAAGGGCGAGCCCGCCACGGATCCGTTCGCCCAGGGAGCGGGGCAGATCGCGCCGGACCGGTTCCTGCAGCCCGGCCTCTTCTACCCCAGCGGCGCGAAGGACTGGGCCGCCTACGCCGCAGCCACGGGCCTCGAATTGCCGAACCCGGTGGCGCCGGTGGCCCCGTCCCAGCTGAACCTGCCGAGCATCGGCGTGGGGAAGCTCCTCGGATCCACGACCGTCACGCGCACCGTGACGTCGCTGACCGCGGGCACGTGGACGGCGTCCGTGCAGGGCGTGCCCCAGGCTGACGTGAAGGTCACGCCCGCGCGCCTGACGTTCACGGCTCCGGGCCAGACGAAGTCCTTCCAGGTGCGCATCACCGCGAAGCGCGGTGCGCCGTCCGACGCGTGGTCGACCGGTTCGCTCACGTGGACCGGATCCGCCGGCACCGTCCGCAGCCCCATCGCGGTGCGGCCCACCGCGGTCGTCGCCCCGGCCTCTGTCGACGGCACCGGCACGAGCGGGAAGGTCGACGTGTCGGTCGACGCGGGCATCACCGGCCGGATCCCGCTCACGACCGCCGGGGCCGCGCGCGGCGAGCTGCTGAGCGACGGAGACTCCGGCCACCCCGGCCACTCCGGCAGCGTCACCGCCACCGACGCCGACGGGGCCGAGATCACGGTGAAGGCGGGTGAGGAGGCGCTGGTCCTCGACGTGGCACCGGTCGACGGGGCATCCGACTTCCTGCTGGCGCTCGAGAAGGTGGGCAAGGACGATGACGACCGGAAGCTCATCAGCCTGCAGCAGACGTCCTCGCTGTCGGAGCGCATCGTCGTGCCGGCGCCGGAGGCAGGCAAGTACATCGTCACCGTGCAGGCGTCGACGCTCGCCGGCTCGGCGACGAGCGTCGGCTACGACCTCACGCGGTACGACGTGCAGGGCACGGGCGGGGAGGGATCCTTCCAGGTCTCGCCGGCCCAGCTCCCCGTCACCGCGGGGAAGAAGGCCACGTACACGGCCTCCTGGTCGGGTCTCGCGGCCGGCAACTCGTACGTCGGGCTCGTGAGCTACGGCGGGACCGCCGCGACCACGATCGTGGACGTCTCCACTCCCGCGGCCTCCGCGGCTCCCACCGCGACCACGGCTCCCGCCATCACCGGCACGCCGGACGTCGGGCGGACGCTCACGGCGTCGACGGGCGCGTGGGCGCCGCAGGGCGTGACGCTCGCCACGCAGTGGCTGTCGAACGGCACGCCGATCGCCGGGGCGACGGGATCCACGTTCCGCGTGACCTCCGCGGTGGCGGGCACGGCGCTCGCCGTCCGGGTGACGGCCACTGCATCCGACGGGCAGACGGGCGTCGCCACGAGCCCGACCGTCACGGCACGTGACGCGGCGACGGTGCACCTGCAGGCGACGCGACCGCGGGGCACGGCGAGCGGCACCGTGCACGTGCAGGTGTCGGTGACGTCGGCCGCGAAGCAGGCGGCCACCGGGGTGGTGCGGGTGACCGTGGACGGCGCGGAGCACGATGTGCCCCTCGACGGCTCCGGCACGGGCTGCGCGGACATCACGGGCGTCGCCCCGGGCACCCGCACGGTGCAGGCCTCCTACGTGGGCGACAACCTCGTCGGCGGGGGCACGAGCCGCGCGCAGAGGATCCTCGTACGCTGA
- a CDS encoding NADP-dependent isocitrate dehydrogenase — MEKIKVEGTVVELDGDEMTRIIWQSIKDTLIHPYLDIDLEYYDLGIEKRDETDDQITIDAANAIKKHGVGVKCATITPDEARVEEFGLKKMWRSPNGTIRNILGGTIFREPIIISNIPRLVPGWNKPIIVGRHAFGDQYRATDFRFEGEGTLTMTFTPKDGSEPQQFEVFQSPGSGVAMGMYNLDDSIRDFARASLSYGLARNYPVYLSTKNTILKAYDGRFKDLFQEVFEAEYAEQFAAAGLTYEHRLIDDMVAASLKWEGGYVWACKNYDGDVQSDTVAQGFGSLGLMTSVLTTPDGKVVEAEAAHGTVTRHYRQHQQGKPTSTNPIASIYAWTRGLAHRAKLDGNDALKTFADTLEDVVITTVESGKMTKDLALLVGPDQPYQTTEEFLASLAENLQTRLA, encoded by the coding sequence GTGGAGAAGATCAAGGTAGAGGGGACCGTCGTCGAGCTCGACGGCGACGAGATGACGCGCATCATCTGGCAGTCCATCAAGGACACGCTCATCCACCCGTACCTCGACATCGACCTCGAGTACTACGACCTGGGCATCGAGAAGCGCGACGAGACCGACGACCAGATCACGATCGACGCGGCGAACGCCATCAAGAAGCACGGCGTCGGCGTCAAGTGCGCCACGATCACGCCCGACGAGGCGCGCGTCGAGGAGTTCGGCCTGAAGAAGATGTGGCGCTCGCCGAACGGCACCATCCGCAACATCCTGGGCGGCACGATCTTCCGCGAGCCCATCATCATCAGCAACATCCCGCGCCTCGTGCCCGGCTGGAACAAGCCGATCATCGTCGGCCGCCACGCGTTCGGCGACCAGTACCGCGCCACCGACTTCCGCTTCGAGGGCGAGGGCACGCTCACGATGACCTTCACGCCCAAGGACGGCTCCGAGCCGCAGCAGTTCGAGGTGTTCCAGAGCCCCGGATCCGGCGTCGCGATGGGCATGTACAACCTCGACGACTCGATCCGCGACTTCGCGCGCGCCTCGCTGTCCTACGGCCTCGCCCGCAACTACCCGGTCTACCTCTCCACCAAGAACACGATCCTCAAGGCCTACGACGGCCGCTTCAAGGACCTGTTCCAGGAGGTCTTCGAGGCCGAGTACGCGGAGCAGTTCGCCGCTGCGGGCCTCACCTACGAGCACCGCCTCATCGACGACATGGTCGCCGCCTCGCTCAAGTGGGAGGGCGGCTACGTCTGGGCCTGCAAGAACTACGACGGCGACGTCCAGTCCGACACCGTCGCGCAGGGCTTCGGCTCGCTCGGCCTCATGACCAGCGTGCTCACCACGCCCGACGGCAAGGTCGTCGAGGCGGAGGCCGCGCACGGGACCGTCACGCGCCACTACCGCCAGCACCAGCAGGGCAAGCCCACCTCGACGAACCCCATCGCGTCGATCTACGCCTGGACCCGGGGCCTCGCGCACCGCGCCAAGCTCGACGGCAACGACGCGCTGAAGACGTTCGCGGACACCCTCGAGGACGTCGTCATCACGACGGTCGAGAGCGGCAAGATGACGAAGGACCTCGCGCTCCTCGTCGGCCCGGATCAGCCGTACCAGACGACCGAGGAGTTCCTCGCGTCGCTGGCGGAGAACCTGCAGACGCGCCTGGCCTGA
- a CDS encoding GNAT family N-acetyltransferase, with protein MSDMTLEELSARTIVAANTLTLKPGQEAFVAPVSHSIAEAYVNPTTAWPRVVMEDGEVVGFIMGNFDPEAHEEIFRSCIWRINVDADAQGHGVGRFAVLALADEARSRGFDRLTVVWEPGEDGPEEFFTHVGFEVIGETQYGEAIGALAL; from the coding sequence ATGAGCGACATGACACTCGAAGAGCTGAGCGCCCGGACGATCGTGGCGGCCAACACGCTGACGCTCAAGCCGGGGCAGGAGGCCTTCGTCGCCCCCGTGTCACACTCCATCGCCGAGGCCTACGTCAACCCCACCACCGCGTGGCCGAGGGTGGTCATGGAGGACGGCGAGGTCGTCGGCTTCATCATGGGCAACTTCGATCCCGAGGCCCACGAGGAGATCTTCCGCAGCTGCATCTGGCGCATCAACGTCGACGCCGACGCGCAGGGCCACGGCGTCGGCCGGTTCGCGGTCCTCGCGCTCGCGGACGAGGCGCGCTCGCGCGGCTTCGACCGGCTCACCGTCGTGTGGGAACCCGGTGAGGACGGCCCCGAGGAGTTCTTCACCCACGTCGGCTTCGAGGTCATCGGCGAGACGCAGTACGGCGAGGCCATCGGCGCGCTGGCGCTCTAG
- a CDS encoding IS481-like element IS1121 family transposase, translating to MSHGNARLTVHGRVLLVRRVVEDRRPVAHVARELGVSRQCAHRWVNRFRAEGLRGLTDRSSRPRSVPRRTSPERERAVLEARAQLRAGPARLAPVTGVPSRTISRILRRHGAPPLAWLDPVTGAVIRASRSTAHRYEHEHPGDLIHVDVKKLGRIPDGGGWRVHGRSEQVRGRGIGFDYVHAAVDDHTRLAYAEIHPDEKGATAAGFLTRAAAYFAGRGITRIERVITDNAFAYRHSTAFKNAVQDLGARQKFIRPHCPWQNGKVERFNRTLATEWAYRQPFTSNQHRADALDPFIEHYNTERIHSSHGLTPAARVSPTS from the coding sequence ATGTCCCACGGTAATGCTCGTCTGACGGTTCACGGGAGGGTTCTCCTCGTGCGGCGGGTGGTGGAGGATCGTCGGCCGGTCGCGCACGTCGCGCGGGAGCTGGGGGTGTCGCGGCAGTGCGCGCATCGATGGGTGAACCGGTTCCGTGCCGAGGGGCTGCGAGGGCTGACGGATCGGTCATCGCGGCCCCGGTCAGTACCGAGGCGAACGAGCCCGGAGCGGGAACGGGCCGTGCTGGAAGCGCGGGCCCAGTTGCGGGCGGGTCCTGCGCGGCTGGCGCCGGTGACAGGTGTTCCATCCCGTACGATCTCCCGCATCCTGCGCCGGCACGGGGCGCCGCCGTTGGCATGGTTGGACCCCGTCACCGGGGCCGTGATCCGGGCATCCCGGTCAACGGCGCACCGGTATGAGCACGAGCATCCGGGTGATCTGATCCACGTGGACGTGAAGAAGCTCGGGAGGATCCCGGACGGAGGCGGCTGGCGGGTCCACGGGCGCAGCGAGCAGGTCCGCGGCCGCGGGATCGGGTTCGATTACGTCCATGCCGCGGTCGATGACCACACCCGTCTCGCCTACGCGGAGATCCATCCCGATGAGAAAGGCGCGACCGCGGCCGGGTTCCTGACCCGCGCAGCGGCGTACTTCGCCGGGCGCGGGATCACCCGGATCGAGCGGGTCATCACGGACAACGCGTTCGCCTACCGGCACTCGACCGCGTTCAAGAACGCCGTCCAGGACCTGGGCGCGCGGCAGAAGTTCATCCGCCCGCACTGCCCCTGGCAGAACGGCAAGGTCGAGCGCTTCAACCGGACCCTCGCGACCGAGTGGGCCTACCGGCAACCCTTCACCAGCAACCAACACCGCGCCGACGCGCTTGACCCCTTCATCGAGCACTACAACACTGAACGAATCCACTCAAGCCACGGGCTCACGCCCGCGGCCCGAGTGTCACCAACGTCATGA
- a CDS encoding PTS sugar transporter subunit IIA, whose amino-acid sequence MLPPLPDDAVTLGAEAADWRAAVRLVGDALVRSGAATPEYGDAMIRVVEEFGAYVVIAPGLALAHARPGPETLADGLAVVTLTDPVAFGHAHNDPVDVIVGLAVTTVDRHVSSVADMANIFNDATAIPRLRAATTVDEVRRIMAGEEGA is encoded by the coding sequence GTGCTCCCACCGCTCCCGGACGACGCCGTCACCCTCGGTGCCGAGGCCGCCGACTGGCGTGCCGCCGTGCGCCTCGTGGGCGACGCGCTCGTCCGCTCGGGCGCGGCCACCCCGGAGTACGGGGACGCGATGATCCGCGTGGTCGAGGAGTTCGGCGCCTACGTCGTCATCGCCCCGGGTCTCGCGCTCGCGCACGCCCGGCCGGGGCCGGAGACGCTCGCGGACGGCCTCGCGGTCGTCACCCTCACGGATCCGGTGGCGTTCGGGCACGCGCACAACGATCCCGTCGACGTCATCGTCGGCCTCGCGGTCACCACGGTCGACCGGCACGTCTCCTCGGTCGCCGACATGGCCAACATCTTCAACGACGCCACCGCCATCCCGCGGCTGCGCGCCGCCACCACCGTCGACGAGGTCCGGCGCATCATGGCCGGCGAGGAGGGCGCATGA
- a CDS encoding PTS sugar transporter subunit IIB, giving the protein MKVVAICGVGIGTSGILKVNAERALARLGIEADVTAADLASVASLGEDAQVILTSPELVDRLGPTYADVVVIENYFDLEEISAKLDAALG; this is encoded by the coding sequence ATGAAGGTCGTCGCGATCTGCGGCGTGGGGATCGGCACGTCCGGCATCCTCAAGGTCAACGCCGAGCGGGCGCTCGCGCGCCTCGGCATCGAGGCGGACGTGACCGCGGCCGACCTCGCGAGCGTCGCCTCCCTCGGCGAGGACGCGCAGGTGATCCTCACGTCCCCGGAGCTCGTGGACCGGCTCGGGCCCACGTACGCCGACGTCGTCGTGATCGAGAACTACTTCGACCTCGAGGAGATCTCGGCCAAGCTCGACGCCGCGCTCGGCTGA
- a CDS encoding MerR family transcriptional regulator — protein sequence MRYPRRIRITELAEATGVAPATVKYYVREGLLPAGTRVSDNRTDYDDEHARRVRLIRALIDVGRLPVARAREVLAVLDDDGRRVQEVFTVAQDALTPGPATADAPPADALARVDAATADAGWCVLEGHAGRTQAARAVDAFARSGHPLGDDYLARYAEAASIQAEADLAAVRGRPDRTAMAELMVVGTVLGDQLAAGLRRISQATVSMTAQAAAGGAS from the coding sequence GTGCGCTACCCTCGCCGCATCCGCATCACCGAGCTGGCCGAGGCCACGGGCGTGGCCCCCGCGACCGTCAAGTACTACGTCCGCGAGGGCCTGCTCCCCGCGGGCACGCGCGTGAGCGACAACCGCACCGACTACGACGACGAGCACGCGCGCCGCGTCCGGCTGATCCGCGCCCTCATCGACGTAGGACGGCTGCCCGTCGCCCGCGCGCGGGAGGTGCTGGCCGTGCTCGACGACGACGGCCGTCGCGTGCAGGAGGTCTTCACCGTGGCGCAGGACGCGCTGACGCCCGGTCCGGCCACCGCGGATGCGCCGCCCGCCGACGCCCTCGCCCGCGTCGACGCCGCCACCGCGGACGCCGGCTGGTGCGTCCTCGAGGGGCACGCCGGCCGCACGCAGGCGGCGCGCGCCGTCGACGCGTTCGCGCGCTCGGGCCACCCCCTCGGCGACGACTACCTCGCGCGCTACGCGGAAGCCGCATCGATCCAGGCCGAGGCCGACCTCGCGGCGGTGCGGGGCCGCCCCGACCGCACGGCCATGGCGGAGCTCATGGTGGTCGGCACGGTGCTGGGCGACCAGCTGGCGGCGGGGCTGCGGCGGATCTCGCAGGCGACGGTCTCCATGACCGCGCAGGCCGCGGCGGGCGGCGCATCGTGA
- a CDS encoding phospho-sugar mutase: MSREETAALVAAARAWQAQDPDPVTRAEVDELLALVEGTAAGASAADREQAAAGIRDRFQTRLQFGTAGLRGELGAGPNRMNRVLVSQAAAGFADYLRSRSPRPSIVIGYDGRHNSRVFAEDTARIMAGAGVRTVLLPRALPTPVLAYAVKHLAVSAGVMVTASHNPARDNGYKVYLGDEDHGAQIVSPADRDIAAFIHKAAGERTVQQLPVADDFEIAPETLIDSYVRETADLFAAPLAPLTWVYTPLHGVGWETAARVFDAVGVDAPIVVAAQADPDPDFPTVDFPNPEEPGALDLAFEAAVRSDAELIIANDPDADRLAVAIADEHGAWRRLSGNEVGMLLGLGIAERYIEEGKTGTFASSLVSSPALEVVARELGFGYRETLTGFKWISRVPDLVYGYEEALGYLVAPWITSDKDGISAAVAVLHGVMLLKSRGQTIDDYDRGFAERFGSFASDQISVRVTDLAVIPRIMAKLRQSPPTSIGSRRVERMDDLAEGTADLPPSDVLRFHLGDGARLIVRPSGTEPKIKVYLDAQSTEGTVAERRDAARAIVADMAQAVPLLLEV; encoded by the coding sequence GTGAGCCGCGAGGAGACCGCGGCGCTGGTCGCCGCCGCGCGCGCCTGGCAGGCGCAGGACCCGGATCCCGTCACGCGCGCCGAGGTCGACGAGCTGCTCGCCCTCGTCGAGGGCACCGCTGCCGGGGCATCCGCGGCAGACCGCGAGCAGGCGGCCGCCGGGATCCGCGACCGCTTCCAGACGCGCCTCCAGTTCGGCACCGCCGGGCTCCGCGGCGAGCTGGGCGCGGGTCCCAACCGGATGAACCGCGTGCTCGTCTCGCAGGCCGCCGCCGGCTTCGCCGACTACCTGCGCAGCCGCAGCCCGCGCCCGAGCATCGTCATCGGGTACGACGGGCGACACAACTCCAGGGTCTTCGCGGAGGACACCGCGCGCATCATGGCCGGAGCAGGCGTCCGCACGGTCCTGCTCCCTCGGGCACTCCCCACGCCCGTGCTCGCGTACGCGGTGAAGCACCTCGCCGTGAGCGCCGGCGTCATGGTCACGGCGTCGCACAACCCCGCGCGCGACAACGGCTACAAGGTCTACCTCGGGGACGAGGACCACGGCGCGCAGATCGTCAGCCCGGCCGACCGCGACATCGCGGCCTTCATCCACAAGGCCGCAGGCGAGCGCACCGTGCAGCAGCTGCCGGTGGCGGACGACTTCGAGATCGCGCCCGAGACGCTCATCGACTCCTACGTGCGGGAGACGGCTGACCTGTTCGCGGCTCCGCTCGCCCCCCTGACCTGGGTCTACACACCGCTGCACGGCGTCGGGTGGGAGACCGCGGCGCGCGTGTTCGACGCGGTCGGCGTCGACGCGCCCATCGTCGTCGCCGCCCAGGCGGATCCGGACCCCGACTTCCCCACGGTCGACTTCCCGAACCCCGAGGAGCCGGGCGCGCTCGACCTCGCGTTCGAGGCCGCCGTTCGGTCCGACGCCGAGCTCATCATCGCCAACGACCCGGACGCCGACCGCCTCGCGGTCGCCATCGCCGACGAGCACGGCGCCTGGCGCCGCCTCTCGGGCAACGAGGTCGGCATGCTGCTCGGCCTGGGCATCGCCGAGCGCTACATCGAGGAGGGCAAGACGGGCACGTTCGCCTCGTCGCTGGTGTCCTCGCCCGCGCTCGAGGTCGTCGCGCGCGAGCTCGGCTTCGGCTACCGCGAGACGCTCACGGGCTTCAAGTGGATCAGCCGCGTGCCGGACCTCGTCTACGGCTACGAGGAGGCCCTCGGCTATCTCGTCGCGCCCTGGATCACGAGCGACAAGGACGGGATCTCCGCCGCCGTCGCCGTGCTCCACGGCGTGATGCTGCTGAAGTCGCGCGGGCAGACCATCGACGACTACGACCGCGGGTTCGCCGAGCGGTTCGGCTCGTTCGCGAGCGACCAGATCTCGGTGCGCGTCACGGACCTCGCGGTCATCCCGCGCATCATGGCGAAGCTCCGGCAGTCGCCGCCGACCTCCATCGGATCCCGGCGCGTCGAGCGCATGGACGACCTCGCCGAGGGGACCGCCGACCTCCCGCCGAGCGACGTGCTCCGGTTCCACCTGGGCGACGGCGCGCGGCTCATCGTGCGGCCGAGCGGCACGGAGCCGAAGATCAAGGTGTACCTCGACGCGCAGAGCACCGAGGGCACCGTGGCCGAGCGCCGCGACGCCGCGCGCGCCATCGTCGCCGACATGGCGCAGGCCGTGCCGCTGCTCCTCGAGGTCTAG
- a CDS encoding purine-nucleoside phosphorylase, giving the protein MTYSNPLESPDADPQEIARQAARQIAELTGVERHDIALTLGSGWGKAADLIGETTATIPATEVVGFSKPALEGHVGSLRSVLLPSGRRALVIGARTHYYEGHGVRRVVHSVRTAAATGATTMILTNGAGGIKEHWTPGTPVLISDHINLTADSPLEGATFIDLTDLYSARLLAIAHEVEPDLDEGVYCQFRGPHYETPAEVRMAKAIGGHIVGMSTALEAIAAREAGMEVLGMSLITNLAAGIQKTPLSHEEVIEAGRAAEGRIGGMLARIVGAL; this is encoded by the coding sequence ATGACCTACAGCAACCCCCTCGAGTCGCCCGACGCGGACCCCCAGGAGATCGCGCGGCAGGCCGCCCGGCAGATCGCCGAGCTGACCGGCGTCGAGCGCCACGACATCGCCCTCACGCTCGGCAGCGGATGGGGGAAGGCGGCGGATCTCATCGGCGAGACCACCGCCACCATCCCGGCCACCGAGGTCGTCGGCTTCTCGAAGCCCGCCCTGGAAGGCCACGTCGGATCGCTCCGCAGCGTGCTGCTCCCGTCCGGCCGCCGCGCCCTCGTCATCGGCGCGCGCACCCACTACTACGAGGGCCACGGCGTCCGCCGGGTCGTGCACAGCGTGCGCACCGCGGCGGCGACCGGCGCGACCACGATGATCCTCACCAACGGCGCGGGCGGCATCAAGGAGCACTGGACGCCCGGCACACCCGTCCTCATCAGCGACCACATCAACCTCACCGCCGACTCGCCACTCGAGGGCGCGACCTTCATCGACCTCACCGACCTCTACTCGGCGAGGCTCCTGGCGATCGCCCACGAGGTCGAGCCCGACCTCGACGAGGGCGTGTACTGCCAGTTCCGCGGACCCCACTACGAGACGCCGGCCGAGGTGCGGATGGCGAAGGCGATCGGCGGCCACATCGTCGGCATGTCCACCGCGCTCGAGGCCATCGCCGCGCGCGAGGCCGGCATGGAGGTGCTCGGCATGTCGCTCATCACGAACCTCGCGGCGGGGATCCAGAAGACGCCCCTCAGCCACGAGGAGGTCATCGAGGCCGGCCGCGCCGCCGAGGGGCGCATCGGCGGGATGCTCGCCCGCATCGTGGGCGCCCTGTGA